One region of Limnospira fusiformis SAG 85.79 genomic DNA includes:
- a CDS encoding ATP-binding protein encodes MSKIEGGRITFNQISFDLYYLLRNLHEMLGLRSKTKGLKLEFQVHHNFVPYVKTDENKLRQVLINLLGNAIKFTESGRVTLRVQSQNYETPDLTVLSFEVEDTGLGIAPDEIDMLFKPFGQTETGHKSNEGTGLGLPISQKFVQMMGGEIEIISEVGKGTIVRFTIFVQAADPQEIPAQPIQKRVIALADGQPSYRILVVEDAQENRQVLVCLLSKVGFEVQAAENGLEAIKMCAQWQPDLVWMDMRMPVMDGLEATKQIKATIPPDRAPIIIALTAHAFEEERSQILAMGCDDFVSKPFREAVIFDKMAQYLGVRYLYEGSPVEDVSLTSDLQNQPAVPLDRDSLQVMPTTWIEQLHQAVLCTNEPEILALIAEIPEYHGAWADLLKGWADNFEFDRILAFITGNPDL; translated from the coding sequence ATGTCGAAAATTGAAGGGGGTCGCATTACGTTTAATCAAATCAGTTTTGACCTTTACTATCTTCTGAGAAACTTACACGAAATGCTGGGTTTAAGAAGTAAAACTAAGGGCTTAAAATTAGAGTTTCAGGTGCATCATAATTTTGTCCCCTATGTGAAAACCGATGAAAATAAACTGCGACAAGTTTTGATTAATTTATTGGGAAATGCCATTAAGTTTACGGAATCAGGACGAGTGACCCTGCGAGTTCAGTCTCAGAACTATGAAACCCCTGATCTAACTGTCCTCAGTTTTGAGGTGGAAGATACCGGACTAGGAATTGCTCCCGATGAAATTGATATGCTATTTAAACCATTTGGGCAAACTGAAACGGGTCATAAGTCTAATGAAGGGACGGGTTTAGGATTACCAATTAGCCAGAAATTTGTACAAATGATGGGCGGCGAAATTGAGATTATCAGCGAGGTGGGAAAGGGTACAATAGTCAGATTTACCATTTTCGTACAAGCAGCAGACCCTCAAGAAATCCCGGCTCAACCTATCCAAAAACGGGTGATTGCTTTAGCTGACGGACAACCATCTTATCGGATTTTGGTGGTAGAAGATGCCCAAGAAAATCGCCAGGTACTGGTCTGTTTACTGTCTAAGGTGGGTTTTGAGGTGCAGGCGGCTGAGAATGGCTTAGAAGCGATTAAAATGTGCGCTCAGTGGCAACCTGATTTGGTCTGGATGGATATGAGAATGCCAGTTATGGATGGTTTGGAAGCTACTAAACAGATTAAAGCCACGATACCACCAGATCGCGCCCCTATCATTATCGCTCTGACAGCTCATGCTTTTGAAGAGGAGCGATCGCAAATTTTAGCTATGGGTTGTGATGATTTTGTCAGTAAACCCTTTCGAGAAGCAGTGATTTTTGATAAGATGGCTCAATACTTAGGGGTGCGCTATCTATACGAAGGAAGTCCTGTAGAGGATGTATCATTAACTTCCGATCTGCAAAACCAGCCTGCTGTCCCCCTTGACAGGGACTCCCTGCAAGTGATGCCGACGACTTGGATAGAGCAACTACATCAAGCGGTTTTGTGTACCAACGAACCGGAAATTCTAGCCTTGATTGCTGAAATTCCAGAGTATCATGGCGCTTGGGCTGATTTATTAAAGGGATGGGCTGATAATTTTGAATTTGACCGAATTTTGGCTTTTATTACCGGAAACCCAGATCTTTGA
- a CDS encoding histidine kinase dimerization/phospho-acceptor domain-containing protein — protein MIAAYQHNFPREWMHREVSLLAQIANQLGVALQQVELMKQLHKAKETSDAANRAKSEFLTKISHELRTPLNAILGFTQILARDEQLNLAQQEYIKIIGRS, from the coding sequence ATGATTGCCGCCTATCAACACAATTTCCCCAGAGAGTGGATGCATCGAGAAGTGAGTCTATTAGCTCAAATTGCCAATCAATTAGGTGTCGCTCTCCAACAAGTAGAACTGATGAAACAGTTACATAAAGCCAAAGAAACCTCTGATGCGGCTAATCGAGCTAAAAGTGAATTTCTCACCAAAATTAGTCATGAGTTACGCACTCCTTTAAATGCTATCTTAGGCTTTACCCAAATTCTGGCTAGGGATGAACAGTTAAATTTAGCTCAACAGGAATATATCAAAATTATTGGTCGTTCGTGA
- a CDS encoding GAF domain-containing protein, with the protein MIWRATAQAVRQILRCDRVVVYRLLPQGNGQFLFESVAPNCPQFINMTDPNTWLSWHWKETQGNLNQVYNQQAVNDIYKSTLSNSHQVLIDEFMIRSYMITPVFLG; encoded by the coding sequence ATGATTTGGAGGGCTACTGCTCAAGCTGTGCGCCAAATTCTCAGATGCGATCGCGTTGTGGTTTACCGACTTTTACCCCAAGGAAACGGCCAGTTTTTGTTTGAGTCGGTAGCCCCAAACTGCCCCCAGTTTATCAATATGACTGACCCTAATACTTGGTTGTCTTGGCATTGGAAAGAGACCCAAGGAAATCTCAATCAAGTTTATAATCAACAGGCAGTTAATGATATTTACAAATCCACCCTTTCTAATTCTCATCAAGTCCTCATCGATGAATTTATGATTAGATCCTATATGATTACTCCCGTATTTTTAGGCTAA
- a CDS encoding response regulator produces MRHFVNSLDYWLPILAIRFTDTLMMRPPNTSQFGNILLVDDKPDNLRLLSQMLTEQGYNVRRVTKGKMALITAKASPPDLVLLDIKMPDMDGYEVCLQLKADEITAEIPVIFMSALDELPDQVKAFTIGGVDYITKPFQVEEVLVRVKTQIRRQAEHLAREAQRERALA; encoded by the coding sequence TTGAGGCATTTTGTCAATTCCCTTGACTATTGGCTACCTATTCTAGCTATCCGGTTTACCGACACGCTAATGATGCGGCCCCCAAACACATCCCAATTTGGCAATATTTTACTGGTTGACGATAAACCGGATAACTTGCGACTGCTTTCCCAAATGTTGACGGAGCAGGGCTACAATGTCAGGAGAGTGACCAAAGGAAAAATGGCCTTGATTACGGCTAAAGCGTCACCTCCTGATTTGGTGCTACTAGATATCAAAATGCCTGATATGGACGGTTATGAGGTTTGTTTGCAACTGAAAGCTGATGAAATTACGGCAGAAATTCCGGTGATTTTTATGAGCGCTTTAGATGAACTTCCTGATCAAGTCAAGGCTTTTACTATAGGTGGAGTAGATTATATTACTAAGCCTTTTCAGGTAGAAGAAGTCCTAGTGCGAGTCAAAACTCAAATACGTCGCCAAGCCGAACACTTAGCCAGGGAAGCCCAACGAGAACGAGCCTTAGCCTAA